The sequence below is a genomic window from Nostoc flagelliforme CCNUN1.
CCCCACCCACCCTCTTACCCAAATTATTTGCCGAGTATATCTTGGAAGAGGCAGGGGGCAGGGGGCAGGGGGCCGAAGGAGACAAATTAATTCTCCCATCTGCCTCATCCCCCACTCCCCAGCTTTTTCTTCACTGGCAACTAGAACCAGCTTTACAGAATGCTGATTTAGTGATGACTTTGCGCCTGCAAAAGGAACGTATGACGGCTCATTTACTGCCAAGTTTGCGAGAATATCATCAACTATTTGGCATTACCCGCACAAAGTTGCAACTTTGTAAACCTAACGTCAAAGTTTTGCACCCAGGTCCAGTTAACCGTGGTGTTGAAATTAGTTCTGAATTGATGGATGATCCAGAATTTAGTCTCATTCAATCGCAAGTTACCAGTGGTGTCGCCGTTCGCATGGCGCTGCTGTATTTATTAGGTAGTGGCAAGGCTTAATAACAGGACTCAAGCTAAATCCTGGCAATATATTTTCAACCGATAGCAGTTTGGTGGTGTCAGATAGGACTTATGCAAAAATTGTCTGAAACTCTTATTCCTTTGCAGTAGCCTGCGGATTTACTGCTAACAATCTTTTAATATTAGTCCGATCGGACTAGCTGATAGAAGAATACCTATTCTCATAGAAATTATGTATTACTCCGATCGCATGAGTACAGAATTCTGTAATCTTGGCACACTGGTATCGTAGAAGTTTAAAAATTTCATGACTTCTATGAAGTGTCGTAGGTAAATTATGAAGCGAATTTTTTTGACGGCAGCAGCCATACTCAGCACGCTATCTTTAGCTGCTCCCCTTTCCGTCAAAGCAGAAAACTCCGCCCCTGTCCGGCGCTTGCTGGAAACTAGAGAATGTTTTGGATGTAATTTAGCAGGAGCAAACCTCAAAGGCGCTCACCTGATAGGTGTTGACCTCAGAAATGCAAATTTAAAAGGAGCTAATCTCGAAGGTGCTAACTTAGAAGGTGCTGATTTAACTGGTGCAAATTTGAAGTCTGCTAATCTCACAAAAGCATTCGTCAGCGATACTATGTTAAATAATGCCAATCTCACCAACGTTGATTTGAGCAATTCTCGCTTATATAATAGTGACGTAGATGGCGCTGTTATGGCTAATATTGATTTAAGCGGTGCGGATGTATTTAATACTGCCATTAGCATTGGTGGTGAATACTAATGGTGAGTAATGATTTCAAGGTGATGAGTTAAGAGTTATATTAAACTCCTAACTCTCTACTTTTTAACTTTTACTCACCAGTAATCGACAGTTCATTAACCCAGATTTTCGGGCAAACTCCCCCTGGCGTTAACTCTGGCTCTTTTTCTACATAAATAATTGACTTCAGGACTTCTAAGAAATCACCAGCAACAGTTGCTGACTCAATACTCGTCCTGACACCCTTGTTAACTAGCCAACCATCAAACGGCAAAGAAAACGAACCTTGCAAGGCTTTAACTCCAGCATGGAGAGCTTGTAAATCATCGATAAAAATCACATTTTCAGCAGTTTCTAAACTTAACTCTTCTTCAGGGTTTGCTGTTGAAAAAACGTGATAAAAATTGGGGCTAACGCTTACCTTTGCACCAATACTGGCATTACCTGTTGGCTGGGTATTAAACCTTTTAGCAGTGCCTGCACTGTGGAGAAAGCTTTTTAAAACACCATTTTCAATCAGCGAAACCTGACGAGTAGGAGTTCCTTCACCATCAAAACTTTCTGCGCCTACGTTAGCTGGGTGAAGTGCATCATCAAAAACTGAAAGCAGAGGAGAAGCAATTTCCTTACCTAAATCATCAGCAGTAGATAAGCTTTGGTTGTCCAAAATACTTTGAGCATTGAACAAGTTAGAAAAACCACCCAACAGACTTAAGAAAGCTTCTGGTGAAAAAACAACCCGATATTTACCAGTTTTGATTTTTTCATAGTTTAAGTGACTGATAGTTTTATCTGCGGTTTCTTTTATGCAACCATTGATGTCTAGATTATTTAAACTATGGTTGATTCTAAAAGCACCTGCACTGCGCGGTTTTTTTCCTTCTTCCTCAGTTTTGCTGTAAAGATAAACTGATGCTAAAGAGTGAGATTCAGTTCTCACTGCACCGTCGCTATTGAGATAAAATCTGTCAATATCTCTTTGCGATAAACCATTATAAGGCACACCTTTAATTGCTGGATGAGCTGCTAGTAATTCTTTTTCAGCTACCAACAATCTTTCTATGAGTTCAGCAACAGGTGCTTGGGGTGTCTTATCTTGGGGTTTATTTGCAATAGGAGCAGTAGCTTCTGGGCTAAAATCAGGAACATTTTCTTTAACACCAAAGAAACTAGCTTCGGAGGCAGTTTTCAAAGCTAATTCCAGTCCTTTGGGGTCTACATCTGTGGTACTGGTGACACCCATTGTATTATCTTCATTCCAGACACGAACAGTAACACCAGAGCGATTTGAGGCTTTGACTTGTTTTGGTTCACCTTGGTCTACTTGCACGCTAGTATCATCTACTGTTGAGCCATAAATGTCGAATTTCTTAATACCAAGCTTCTCAGCATTGTCCTTGGCAGAATTTGCAATCTCATTGATATTTGGCATAGTCAATTTTAGATTTTGAATTTTAGATTTTGGATTGGAAGTAATTTTATTTTGGATATTAGATTTTGGATTTTGGATGTTAAGCTTTTCCACATAAAATTTGCTTGTATTTCTTGGGCGGGCGTGACGCCCACCCTACAACTGAGTATTATGCTAGATGTGGTTTAGCTTATAACTTATATTTGTCTCGTAGTTTTGATTGACACAATATCCTGAACATTCACAATCCAAAATCCAAAACTTGTACTGAGCGAAGTCGAAGTATCTCAAATCCAAAATTATTATCTTCCACCGACGGTAATAGAATCAACCTTGATGTGGGGTTGTCCTACTGTGGTGTAAATACTGCCACTGACGGAACCACAAAAACCTGGTGCAATTTCTAAATCTTGGGAACACATAGAAATTTTATTCATAATTTCCTTAGCTTCACCAATTAGAATTGCTCCCTTTAGCGGTTTGGTGATTTTGCCATTTTCAATCAAATAAGCTTCATCAACGCTAAAGTTAAATTGGCCTGTAGCACCAACGCTTCCGCCACCCATCTTTTTACAGTAAATACCTTTATCAACAGAGGTAAATAAATCATCAATGCTATATTCGCCAGAATCAATATAAGTATTACGCATCCGGCTAGCAGCAGCAAAGGTATAATTTTGGCGGCGTCCACTTCCAGTTCTGGGGTGTCCGGTGCGTGCAGAACCTGTTCTATCTGCTAAGAAGTTTTTGAGAACGCCTTTTTCAATTAATAGGGTTCTTTGAGCAGGCATACCTTCGTCATCCATGTCAATTGTCCCGAAGGCATTTTCAGAACGCCCTTCATCCCAGGCTGTCAAACTTTCGTGGGCAATTTTTTCGCCTTTTTTGTCAGCAAAGGGAGTGGTATTGCGTTCAATTTGAGTGGTTTCTAGCAAGTGTCCGCAAGCTTCGTGGAAGATTACGCCGCCAAAGTGATTGGCCATAATAATCGGGTAAGTACCTGATTCTACATAATCGGCGTAGAGCATTTTGCCAGCAGATTCTGCTATTTTTTCGGCAGCTTGTTGAGAATCCCAAGTCCTCAAGAAGTTAGCATCGCTGGTGTTACCAGCGCGTTCACCAATGGAAGCACGATTAACACCATCAGCACACAACAGGTTAAATCCTACTGACTGGGTAAGGCGAATGTCACGGGCAAAAGTGCCGTCACTGGCTGCGATT
It includes:
- a CDS encoding pentapeptide repeat-containing protein, producing MKRIFLTAAAILSTLSLAAPLSVKAENSAPVRRLLETRECFGCNLAGANLKGAHLIGVDLRNANLKGANLEGANLEGADLTGANLKSANLTKAFVSDTMLNNANLTNVDLSNSRLYNSDVDGAVMANIDLSGADVFNTAISIGGEY
- a CDS encoding TldD/PmbA family protein, whose protein sequence is MPNINEIANSAKDNAEKLGIKKFDIYGSTVDDTSVQVDQGEPKQVKASNRSGVTVRVWNEDNTMGVTSTTDVDPKGLELALKTASEASFFGVKENVPDFSPEATAPIANKPQDKTPQAPVAELIERLLVAEKELLAAHPAIKGVPYNGLSQRDIDRFYLNSDGAVRTESHSLASVYLYSKTEEEGKKPRSAGAFRINHSLNNLDINGCIKETADKTISHLNYEKIKTGKYRVVFSPEAFLSLLGGFSNLFNAQSILDNQSLSTADDLGKEIASPLLSVFDDALHPANVGAESFDGEGTPTRQVSLIENGVLKSFLHSAGTAKRFNTQPTGNASIGAKVSVSPNFYHVFSTANPEEELSLETAENVIFIDDLQALHAGVKALQGSFSLPFDGWLVNKGVRTSIESATVAGDFLEVLKSIIYVEKEPELTPGGVCPKIWVNELSITGE
- a CDS encoding TldD/PmbA family protein translates to MLTSTLLLSNQLPTLQYSSTPERFDETWEAPLATLLGLGRAAGADFIELFLERRNYISCLAEDDSITSISPSLSTGAGVRVFRGKADCYVSTNDLSFSGLKAALEKGLSILGLQLPTPKAFIPEINLELLRDYATKRGKDAWLPVCSSIREMGEVLLDGTANLKQKASHVQSRRATYFRDWQEVLIAASDGTFARDIRLTQSVGFNLLCADGVNRASIGERAGNTSDANFLRTWDSQQAAEKIAESAGKMLYADYVESGTYPIIMANHFGGVIFHEACGHLLETTQIERNTTPFADKKGEKIAHESLTAWDEGRSENAFGTIDMDDEGMPAQRTLLIEKGVLKNFLADRTGSARTGHPRTGSGRRQNYTFAAASRMRNTYIDSGEYSIDDLFTSVDKGIYCKKMGGGSVGATGQFNFSVDEAYLIENGKITKPLKGAILIGEAKEIMNKISMCSQDLEIAPGFCGSVSGSIYTTVGQPHIKVDSITVGGR